A region of Sphingomonas crusticola DNA encodes the following proteins:
- a CDS encoding type II toxin-antitoxin system HipA family toxin translates to MPDRHAIVTFKGHQAGTLSEIGGGAIPDTRFLYHDDWKEPIACALPIETRDHYWRGGLIPFFEHLAPEGWLRGRQAKAGGTAEQDDFGLLLQYGEDCVGAVGIRPAEKLADHAQPSSDIVEEAAVVPGKTLSGVQKKLLAWRDDRGFRPCLGHADPASHIAKFNRPDLETLVQNEDLSLRLAREILGEDRVTVASPATLRGIEGIALLVERFDRQEGNLLRLEDFAQILKRPRGRQFDGKYDSSYEEAATAIENYSARARIDLARYFDLVVFNLVIGNADAHLKNFSLLERPEGLRLSPAYDLVNTLVYSGYERDAALEIGGQKREFEALDRVLVEKLGTDIGLTAKTAQQTLDRLAASFANARVLAFPSQVQPDDFRIRYRDIVHANAARILA, encoded by the coding sequence ATTCCCGACCGCCATGCCATCGTTACATTCAAGGGCCACCAGGCGGGCACGCTTAGCGAGATAGGCGGTGGCGCTATCCCCGATACGCGATTTTTGTACCACGACGATTGGAAGGAGCCGATCGCTTGCGCCCTCCCAATTGAGACGCGGGATCACTATTGGCGCGGCGGGCTTATCCCGTTCTTCGAGCACCTTGCACCCGAAGGATGGCTCCGTGGTCGGCAAGCAAAGGCTGGCGGAACTGCGGAACAGGACGATTTCGGCCTTCTCCTGCAATATGGCGAGGACTGCGTTGGCGCGGTCGGCATCAGACCCGCCGAAAAGTTGGCCGACCATGCACAGCCATCGAGCGATATCGTCGAGGAGGCGGCGGTTGTGCCGGGGAAGACCCTGTCTGGGGTCCAGAAGAAGCTGCTTGCCTGGCGTGACGACCGAGGCTTTCGCCCCTGTCTCGGGCACGCCGACCCTGCGAGCCACATTGCGAAGTTCAACCGGCCCGATTTGGAGACGCTCGTCCAGAACGAGGACTTATCCCTCCGGTTGGCACGGGAGATACTCGGCGAGGATCGCGTCACGGTTGCAAGCCCAGCCACATTGCGAGGCATCGAGGGCATTGCACTGCTGGTCGAGCGGTTCGACCGACAGGAAGGCAATCTACTCAGACTGGAGGATTTCGCACAAATCCTAAAAAGGCCGCGCGGTCGCCAGTTCGACGGGAAATATGATTCCTCCTATGAGGAAGCCGCCACTGCCATTGAGAACTATTCCGCGCGTGCGCGCATCGACCTCGCGCGCTACTTCGATCTCGTCGTCTTTAATCTGGTGATCGGCAACGCAGACGCCCATCTGAAGAACTTCTCGCTGCTCGAGCGCCCAGAAGGATTGCGGCTGAGCCCAGCCTACGACCTTGTGAACACGCTTGTTTATTCGGGCTACGAGCGCGACGCCGCTCTCGAGATCGGTGGCCAAAAGCGCGAGTTCGAAGCGCTTGATCGCGTCCTTGTGGAGAAGCTTGGCACGGACATCGGGCTAACCGCCAAAACCGCGCAACAGACTCTGGACCGATTGGCAGCGTCCTTTGCCAACGCAAGGGTGCTCGCCTTTCCGTCACAGGTTCAACCGGACGATTTTCGCATCCGATATCGCGACATTGTGCACGCGAATGCAGCCAGGATTCTGGCATGA
- a CDS encoding RNA polymerase sigma factor, with amino-acid sequence MASRLPPARLRADDPLPPEDHLPAPGGDTVASLYRTHGSSLTKLLRRQMSSERAPDLLHHVFARFLGLAPEKRAAIKSPEAYLTRSACNAVRDQRRQSHRQAADRHVPEEEACLTAPCQVAALEARDMLNRIEAAIQKLKPITREIFLAHRLDGYTYAEIADWTGLSVKSIEKHMSRAIAHIDRTLSRR; translated from the coding sequence ATGGCGTCTAGGCTGCCGCCGGCCCGCCTGCGCGCGGACGATCCGCTTCCGCCCGAGGACCATTTGCCGGCGCCCGGCGGCGATACCGTCGCCAGCCTCTACCGCACCCACGGTTCCAGCCTGACCAAGTTGCTGCGTCGCCAGATGAGCAGCGAGCGCGCGCCCGATCTGCTCCATCACGTCTTTGCGCGCTTCCTCGGTCTCGCGCCGGAGAAGCGTGCGGCGATCAAGTCGCCGGAGGCATATCTCACACGGTCCGCCTGTAATGCCGTGCGCGACCAGCGCAGGCAATCGCACCGCCAAGCGGCTGATCGGCATGTGCCGGAGGAAGAAGCGTGCCTGACGGCGCCATGCCAGGTCGCCGCGCTGGAAGCGCGCGACATGCTCAACCGGATCGAGGCGGCGATCCAGAAACTGAAGCCGATCACGCGTGAGATTTTTCTCGCACACCGTCTGGACGGCTATACCTATGCTGAAATCGCCGACTGGACGGGACTAAGCGTGAAGAGCATCGAGAAGCATATGAGCCGCGCTATCGCCCATATCGACCGGACGCTCAGCCGGCGATGA
- a CDS encoding PAS domain S-box protein, with the protein MVSNAIDRMEPTARALLAAVLEGSDDAIVSKSLDGTILTWNHAAERLFGHSATEAVGKSISILIPEDRQSEEREIIETVRLGRRYQKLDTVRRGKDGELIDLSLTVVPVRAETGQIVGATKIARDITALRDGERQALLARELNHRIKNLFALATSLVSQSAREATTTAELETILNARLAALARAHDLTLPDLGDVTSEERTTSLLSLLSAILAPYGEAPNARVDVDGDDVELGGRALTSLALLLHELATNAVKYGGLSKPEGRLRVAVSVGSSFVHLAWIERGGPVPALRGGPEGFGSHLERVCLRGLAATLSRRWNPEGLEVDLEIPVDRVRE; encoded by the coding sequence ATGGTCTCCAACGCAATTGACCGGATGGAGCCCACAGCCAGGGCGCTCCTGGCGGCAGTGCTCGAGGGTTCGGATGACGCCATCGTGAGCAAAAGCCTCGATGGCACCATCCTGACCTGGAACCATGCGGCCGAGAGGCTCTTCGGACATTCCGCCACGGAGGCGGTCGGGAAATCCATCTCGATCCTCATCCCCGAGGATCGCCAATCTGAAGAGCGCGAGATCATCGAAACCGTACGGCTCGGTCGGCGATACCAGAAACTCGACACTGTCCGCCGGGGGAAGGACGGCGAGCTCATCGACCTTTCGCTCACCGTTGTACCGGTCCGTGCTGAGACCGGTCAGATCGTGGGCGCTACCAAGATTGCGCGGGATATTACCGCGCTGCGCGATGGCGAGCGCCAGGCCTTGTTGGCCCGCGAGCTCAACCATCGCATTAAGAACCTTTTCGCGCTGGCCACCAGCCTCGTCTCGCAAAGCGCGCGCGAGGCAACAACGACCGCCGAGCTGGAGACTATTCTCAATGCGAGGCTTGCCGCTCTCGCGCGTGCCCACGATCTGACTTTGCCGGACCTGGGCGACGTGACGTCCGAGGAGCGGACGACCAGCCTGTTGTCGTTGTTGAGCGCGATATTGGCGCCCTATGGCGAGGCGCCCAATGCGCGGGTCGATGTGGACGGGGACGACGTAGAGCTCGGGGGGAGGGCACTAACCTCCCTGGCGCTCCTGCTCCATGAACTTGCGACCAACGCCGTGAAATATGGTGGGCTGTCGAAGCCCGAAGGGCGCCTGCGCGTCGCCGTGTCAGTGGGTTCGAGCTTCGTCCACCTCGCCTGGATCGAGCGCGGCGGCCCGGTGCCGGCACTTCGCGGAGGACCGGAAGGCTTCGGCAGCCATCTTGAGCGCGTCTGCCTCAGGGGATTGGCCGCCACGCTTTCGAGACGCTGGAATCCCGAAGGGCTCGAGGTGGATTTGGAGATCCCCGTCGATCGCGTTCGAGAATAG
- a CDS encoding TonB-dependent receptor, producing the protein MAGSALLLASACAQARRPGAVTFDLPSQDLGASLRAVAARAHLNVAAPSDLVANRQAPALSGDYTAAEAIDRLLEGSGLHAEQTGSAIIVRGDAAHAAAGQTSIAQDEVVVTGSLIRGAPIASPVIRTTQDEIRNLGRTDLGQVIREIPQNFGGGQNPGIGQPVPSASGADIGGGSALNLRGLGSDATLTLLNGHRLAYTAVFQSVDISAIPVDILDRIEIVPDGASALYGSDAVAGVANIILKRDFDGLQLSTSLGKATEGGDFEQRYGAMGGARWPTGGLIVAVEHGRSSEIRSEQRSYAKDNPGQTLFPPLRHDSAVATGHQAIGSALTLSFDALYNDRRASNDYVYAPRGDPSDSHGTWRSKDRSAAVAPTLEYAGAQWRARLVTSYGWEKVDYSASECDFGVCGPTGSGYYRNREYSAELGGDGDLFSWAGGTAKLALGGGYRGIGFERYNGPDAANLNTRHTQDSYFAYGEVSLPLIGKANALAFLTRASVSAALRYERYPGIGQIVTPKLGLIAGPTPDFDLKLSWGKSFRAPTLYEQYQPRSVYLYEPAWVGRPEAPANESTLVLLGGNRALKPERATTFSATFDLHPRDTRFDLAATFYRVSYRNRIVAPIRFLSNALIDPSYAAQVTRNPTAAEIAATIASGATFLNYTDAAFDPAMVDAIIDDGNINAGRVDVRGLDLLVSYVLPIGRHAIAMSGDIGYIASDRRVTIDAPVETLAGTIFSPPHGRGRGTASWRAGPVTLTGDVNYTGGVRDTRGTPNLLIGGMTTVGLTARWRIAAASRWLDGFDMSISAQNLLDAKPRTIVTRSPQDLPYDSTNYSPIGRFLSIAVRKTW; encoded by the coding sequence TTGGCCGGGTCCGCTTTGTTGCTGGCGAGCGCGTGCGCGCAGGCGCGGCGGCCGGGTGCTGTCACTTTCGATCTACCGAGCCAGGATCTGGGCGCGTCGCTGCGTGCGGTCGCCGCGCGGGCGCATCTCAACGTCGCCGCGCCGTCCGACCTGGTCGCCAACCGGCAGGCGCCCGCTCTCTCCGGGGACTATACCGCGGCCGAGGCGATCGACCGCCTGCTGGAAGGCAGCGGTCTCCATGCCGAGCAGACCGGCAGCGCGATCATCGTGCGCGGCGATGCGGCCCATGCCGCCGCCGGCCAGACCTCGATCGCGCAGGATGAAGTCGTGGTGACGGGCAGCCTGATCCGGGGCGCACCGATCGCGTCGCCCGTCATCCGGACGACCCAGGATGAGATCCGCAATCTCGGCCGGACCGACCTCGGACAGGTCATTCGGGAGATTCCGCAAAATTTCGGCGGCGGCCAGAATCCCGGCATCGGCCAGCCGGTCCCGTCGGCGAGTGGTGCCGATATTGGCGGCGGCTCCGCGCTCAACCTGCGCGGGTTGGGCAGCGATGCGACGCTGACCCTGCTGAACGGCCATCGGCTTGCTTATACGGCGGTCTTCCAGAGCGTCGATATCTCCGCAATCCCGGTGGACATTCTCGATCGGATCGAAATCGTCCCCGACGGGGCATCGGCCTTATACGGCTCGGACGCGGTCGCCGGCGTTGCCAACATCATCCTCAAGCGCGACTTCGATGGTCTTCAGCTCAGCACGAGCCTCGGCAAGGCGACCGAAGGCGGAGATTTCGAACAGCGCTACGGTGCAATGGGCGGCGCCAGATGGCCGACCGGCGGACTGATCGTTGCCGTGGAACATGGCCGCAGTAGCGAGATCCGCTCGGAGCAACGCTCCTATGCCAAGGACAATCCGGGGCAGACGCTGTTCCCGCCGCTGCGGCACGACAGCGCGGTCGCCACCGGCCATCAGGCGATCGGATCGGCGCTGACACTATCCTTTGACGCGCTCTACAATGATCGCAGGGCGAGCAACGACTATGTCTACGCGCCGCGCGGCGATCCCTCCGACAGCCATGGCACCTGGCGCAGCAAGGATCGATCGGCCGCGGTGGCACCGACGCTGGAATATGCGGGCGCGCAGTGGCGCGCGCGGCTCGTCACATCCTACGGCTGGGAAAAGGTCGATTATTCAGCAAGCGAATGCGATTTCGGCGTGTGCGGGCCGACCGGCAGCGGCTATTACCGCAACCGCGAATATTCCGCCGAGCTCGGCGGCGATGGCGATCTGTTTAGCTGGGCGGGCGGCACGGCCAAGCTGGCGCTCGGTGGCGGTTACCGCGGCATCGGCTTCGAGCGCTACAACGGGCCTGACGCCGCCAATCTCAACACGCGGCACACGCAGGACAGCTACTTTGCTTACGGCGAGGTCAGCCTGCCGCTGATCGGCAAGGCCAATGCCCTGGCCTTCCTGACGCGCGCCTCCGTCAGCGCGGCGCTGCGCTACGAACGCTATCCCGGGATCGGTCAGATCGTCACGCCCAAGCTCGGCCTGATCGCCGGCCCGACGCCCGATTTCGATCTCAAGCTGAGCTGGGGCAAGTCGTTCCGGGCGCCCACGCTCTACGAGCAATATCAGCCGCGCTCGGTCTATCTCTACGAGCCGGCGTGGGTCGGCCGGCCCGAGGCGCCGGCGAATGAATCGACCCTGGTGTTGCTGGGCGGCAACCGCGCGCTCAAGCCCGAGCGGGCCACGACCTTTTCGGCCACCTTCGACCTGCACCCGCGCGACACGCGCTTCGACCTTGCCGCCACCTTCTACCGGGTGTCGTACCGCAACCGGATCGTCGCTCCGATCCGCTTCCTGTCCAATGCGCTGATCGATCCGAGCTACGCGGCGCAGGTCACCCGCAACCCGACGGCGGCCGAGATCGCCGCGACGATCGCGAGCGGAGCGACCTTCCTCAACTATACCGACGCCGCCTTCGACCCGGCGATGGTCGACGCGATCATCGACGACGGCAATATCAATGCCGGCCGGGTCGACGTGCGCGGGCTCGACCTGCTGGTGAGCTACGTCCTGCCGATCGGCCGGCACGCGATCGCGATGAGTGGCGACATCGGCTATATCGCCAGCGATCGGCGGGTGACGATCGACGCGCCGGTCGAAACCTTGGCCGGCACGATCTTCAGCCCGCCGCATGGGCGCGGGCGGGGCACGGCATCGTGGCGCGCGGGGCCGGTCACGCTGACCGGAGACGTCAATTATACCGGCGGGGTGCGCGACACACGCGGCACGCCCAACCTCCTGATTGGCGGAATGACGACCGTCGGGCTGACCGCGCGCTGGCGGATCGCCGCTGCGTCGCGCTGGCTGGACGGCTTCGACATGTCGATCTCGGCGCAGAATCTGCTGGACGCCAAGCCACGCACCATCGTGACCCGGTCACCGCAGGACCTGCCGTACGATTCCACCAATTATTCGCCGATCGGCCGCTTCCTGAGCATCGCCGTCCGCAAGACGTGGTGA
- a CDS encoding helix-turn-helix domain-containing protein, which yields MSDWPIDWRAVVDEAVKRRKQEGFTQRTLAALAGVSVPTVNAFEQGDINLRFERIVAILDSLGLFVQSGRTDSLQSFIYDARIRWTELIQDLPPDNPSRQPEGHSEQSYGIDGVERLPSLAKLREILSTAPKTSGWTPFWVPTKDSIKPSIREGLIECWIGKPDADKVFDDPGHSDFWQISRGGTAYLQRGYQEDGFDFEPGSIFDLTLPISRTSEVLLHAAWLARELGGDTDTKIRFVGRYTGLAGRELFTWAKPLLRFALGERYRARSDSVDLAITTSIGEIGTQLPQIIEGLLRPLYERFDGFDPPSDLFAGQIEDLLKNIRANP from the coding sequence ATGAGCGACTGGCCGATCGACTGGCGCGCCGTCGTCGACGAGGCGGTAAAACGCCGCAAGCAGGAAGGCTTTACCCAGCGCACCCTCGCGGCGCTTGCCGGGGTGAGCGTGCCCACGGTCAACGCGTTCGAGCAGGGCGATATCAACCTGCGTTTCGAACGGATCGTGGCGATCCTCGATTCCCTGGGACTGTTCGTGCAATCAGGGCGGACCGACAGCCTTCAGTCGTTCATCTACGATGCGCGTATCCGCTGGACCGAGCTCATCCAAGATCTGCCCCCTGACAACCCGTCCCGCCAACCGGAGGGCCATAGCGAACAATCCTACGGAATCGATGGGGTAGAGCGGCTTCCGAGCTTGGCCAAGTTGCGGGAGATATTGAGCACGGCGCCGAAAACGTCCGGTTGGACACCGTTCTGGGTGCCGACGAAGGATTCGATCAAGCCGTCAATCCGGGAAGGCCTGATCGAATGCTGGATCGGGAAGCCGGACGCCGACAAGGTTTTCGACGATCCGGGCCACAGTGACTTCTGGCAGATCTCGCGAGGCGGCACTGCTTATCTGCAGCGGGGATATCAGGAAGACGGCTTCGACTTCGAGCCTGGATCGATCTTCGATCTGACGTTGCCGATCTCTCGGACCAGCGAGGTGCTTTTGCACGCGGCCTGGCTGGCGCGGGAGCTGGGCGGCGACACAGACACGAAAATCCGGTTCGTCGGCAGGTACACCGGTTTGGCCGGGCGCGAGCTTTTCACCTGGGCGAAGCCACTGCTGCGTTTCGCGCTAGGCGAACGCTACCGGGCCCGCAGCGACAGCGTCGATCTCGCTATCACGACGAGCATCGGCGAAATCGGCACGCAGCTGCCGCAGATCATCGAAGGCCTATTGCGCCCACTGTACGAGCGATTTGACGGCTTCGATCCCCCGTCGGATCTTTTCGCCGGGCAGATCGAGGACCTCCTCAAGAATATCCGAGCAAACCCGTGA
- a CDS encoding M15 family metallopeptidase: protein MASRSLDDLNQYVKSLAEMLLKRAAAVGIPLTVICTLRSMEEQAELHAQGRTKPGPIVTYARPGYSFHNFGLALDVVPTRLITMKNWGETPDYREEARAIWDQLGSIGVDVGLTWGGDFTTLKDRPHFEWSGGLSLAQLRAGAHPPALNLADIAKQKGTKA from the coding sequence ATGGCCAGCCGTTCCCTCGACGACCTTAACCAATATGTGAAATCATTGGCGGAAATGCTGTTGAAGCGTGCCGCCGCGGTGGGAATCCCGCTGACCGTGATCTGCACGTTGCGCTCAATGGAAGAGCAGGCGGAGCTCCACGCTCAAGGCAGAACTAAACCGGGGCCGATCGTGACCTACGCCAGGCCTGGCTACAGCTTCCATAATTTCGGCCTCGCGCTCGACGTTGTGCCAACGCGCCTCATTACGATGAAGAATTGGGGCGAGACCCCTGATTATCGCGAAGAGGCGCGAGCGATTTGGGACCAGCTCGGCTCGATTGGGGTCGATGTCGGCCTGACCTGGGGCGGCGACTTCACCACTTTGAAGGATCGGCCGCACTTCGAATGGTCGGGCGGATTATCGCTCGCCCAACTGCGCGCCGGCGCCCACCCGCCCGCGCTCAATCTGGCGGACATCGCAAAACAGAAAGGAACCAAAGCATGA
- a CDS encoding FecR family protein — translation MSPTEEFGEIPEPTRREAADWFARMRSPEAAASRQAFEDWYNDPGNARAYEQIVGRWEQSAFIGATPTGRSRYLPRASLAARHPAWAMAAALIAVAGATGLIVARFRPHSAPTEIAEVASSQRFASGGTLREVALGDGSHVTLDRASLLLVSYSDSRRAMRLEQGRARFDVAHDAARPFVVSAGAGEVTAHGTLFDVALRGEVATVTLLRGTITVAGRSAASPPRWLRAGQQIVVTRTGSALETTAVAPRTAAWLPPMIEVDRMPLEQAASEIGAGAKQRIRFVGTVGALRITGAFRAGDLEALARAAAAMFDLRLEHDASGDYILSVDPSRGVSTH, via the coding sequence ATGAGCCCGACCGAGGAGTTCGGGGAGATACCCGAGCCGACCCGTCGGGAAGCGGCGGACTGGTTCGCACGAATGCGTTCGCCCGAAGCCGCAGCGTCGCGCCAGGCGTTCGAAGACTGGTATAACGATCCGGGCAACGCCCGCGCCTACGAGCAGATCGTGGGGCGGTGGGAGCAAAGCGCGTTTATCGGCGCGACGCCGACCGGCCGTTCCCGCTATCTGCCGCGTGCGTCGCTCGCCGCAAGGCATCCGGCCTGGGCGATGGCAGCGGCGCTGATCGCGGTCGCGGGCGCGACCGGCCTGATCGTGGCGCGCTTCCGGCCGCATTCCGCCCCGACTGAGATCGCCGAGGTGGCAAGTTCGCAGCGGTTCGCAAGTGGAGGAACGTTGCGTGAGGTGGCGCTGGGAGACGGTTCCCACGTCACGCTCGACCGAGCAAGCCTGCTGCTGGTCAGCTATAGCGATAGCCGTCGTGCGATGCGCCTGGAGCAGGGAAGGGCGCGGTTCGACGTCGCGCATGATGCCGCCCGCCCGTTCGTCGTCTCGGCGGGCGCGGGTGAGGTCACCGCCCATGGCACGCTATTCGATGTCGCGCTGCGGGGAGAGGTTGCGACCGTCACCCTGCTGCGCGGCACGATCACGGTTGCAGGGCGCAGCGCCGCGTCACCGCCACGATGGCTGCGCGCCGGGCAGCAGATCGTCGTCACCCGCACCGGCTCCGCCTTGGAGACGACCGCGGTGGCGCCGCGCACCGCCGCCTGGCTGCCGCCCATGATCGAGGTCGACCGGATGCCGCTCGAGCAGGCAGCCAGCGAGATCGGAGCCGGCGCCAAGCAGCGCATCCGCTTCGTCGGGACCGTCGGCGCGCTGCGGATCACCGGCGCCTTCCGGGCGGGCGATCTCGAGGCGCTGGCGCGGGCGGCGGCCGCGATGTTCGACCTCAGGCTCGAGCATGACGCCTCCGGCGACTACATCCTGTCCGTCGACCCGTCCCGGGGCGTCAGTACGCATTAA
- a CDS encoding IS110 family transposase yields MDRKRVWVGLDTGADVSRICAIDDDMQTLIEETVPSDARAVKTALMPLARGRIRQIAVEAGSTSTRLTHDLRAAGFPVVIYEARQVSRFLRIRNNKTDGNDARGLAEIGKLLPNISQVHLKSPEVQRIRSQLLFRHKLTLQRVACEGMMRSLLRLHGGRLASSKSVGKFEANVTAELDRLMEDAGIDLSQSVLPLLELSVGMRRFLQSIEKELADWAANEPVCSRFQTIPGVGPICAVSFFTAIEDPHRFKRASDVGPYLGLTPVVLQSGHSLRHGRISKRGNKITRAHLNLAASVMLGARMADHSLKTWGLAIAERAGRGKARSAVARRLAVTMLAMWKNGSSFDKTLAAARQSTIKGRPSTGASGF; encoded by the coding sequence GTGGACCGCAAGCGCGTGTGGGTCGGGCTGGATACGGGCGCGGATGTTTCGCGGATCTGCGCGATCGATGACGACATGCAGACCTTGATCGAAGAGACTGTGCCTTCTGACGCGAGGGCCGTTAAGACTGCTCTGATGCCGCTCGCGCGTGGGCGCATTCGGCAGATCGCCGTCGAAGCCGGTTCGACAAGCACGCGGCTGACGCACGACCTTCGAGCTGCGGGGTTTCCGGTGGTGATCTACGAGGCGCGGCAGGTCAGCCGGTTTTTGCGCATTCGGAACAATAAGACCGATGGCAATGACGCGCGCGGGCTGGCCGAGATCGGAAAGCTGCTACCCAATATTTCGCAGGTTCACCTGAAAAGCCCCGAGGTGCAGCGAATACGCTCGCAGCTCCTCTTCCGGCACAAGCTGACGCTTCAGCGTGTCGCCTGCGAAGGAATGATGCGGTCTCTGCTTCGGTTGCACGGTGGGCGGCTAGCCAGCAGCAAATCCGTCGGGAAGTTCGAAGCAAACGTGACCGCCGAACTGGATCGCCTGATGGAAGACGCAGGGATCGATTTATCACAAAGCGTATTGCCCCTGTTGGAGCTTAGTGTCGGCATGCGCCGGTTCCTGCAGTCCATAGAGAAAGAACTCGCAGACTGGGCAGCGAACGAGCCGGTTTGTTCTCGATTTCAAACAATCCCCGGCGTCGGGCCAATCTGCGCCGTGTCCTTCTTCACCGCGATCGAGGATCCACACCGGTTCAAGCGAGCGAGCGATGTCGGGCCTTATCTTGGCCTGACGCCGGTGGTGCTGCAGTCCGGTCACAGCCTTCGCCATGGCCGGATCAGCAAACGAGGAAACAAGATCACCCGCGCCCATCTCAACCTGGCCGCGAGCGTCATGCTTGGCGCTCGAATGGCGGACCATTCCCTGAAGACGTGGGGCCTTGCGATCGCGGAGCGAGCGGGGCGCGGGAAAGCCAGGAGCGCCGTCGCTCGCCGTCTGGCAGTGACCATGCTGGCGATGTGGAAGAATGGCAGCAGCTTCGACAAGACGTTGGCGGCTGCACGACAATCGACTATTAAGGGACGGCCTTCCACTGGCGCTTCTGGCTTCTGA
- a CDS encoding RHS repeat domain-containing protein: MLLLAPAPALAKETISYSYDALGRLIAADHAGSVNNGLKASYAYDAADNRTAVTVVGATSTTIVVPLNGLTVLNVPRR; this comes from the coding sequence TTGCTGCTGCTGGCGCCGGCGCCAGCGTTGGCAAAAGAAACCATCAGCTATAGTTACGACGCTCTCGGGAGGTTGATCGCTGCCGACCATGCAGGTTCGGTCAACAACGGTCTTAAGGCGTCCTACGCCTATGATGCTGCCGATAATCGTACGGCTGTTACAGTCGTTGGCGCAACATCGACGACTATTGTTGTTCCGCTGAATGGCCTAACAGTCTTGAATGTCCCAAGGCGCTGA
- a CDS encoding excalibur calcium-binding domain-containing protein, with protein sequence MERQRSTMPTSWALAAIGIAFLLGRWTTSENASVPAAPAPLISPSAPAVAATPTTEESGTDQPKAIKEEPIAAQPTQQAVYYQNCSAARAAGAAPIRMGEPGYAPKLDRDGDGVACE encoded by the coding sequence ATGGAGCGGCAACGAAGCACGATGCCGACGAGTTGGGCGCTGGCAGCTATCGGCATTGCATTCCTACTTGGCCGGTGGACCACCTCCGAAAACGCGTCGGTCCCGGCCGCCCCTGCACCTCTAATCTCGCCGTCAGCGCCGGCAGTTGCAGCAACGCCCACCACTGAAGAGAGCGGCACGGACCAACCCAAGGCGATCAAAGAGGAGCCGATCGCCGCACAGCCTACGCAGCAGGCGGTCTACTATCAGAACTGTTCGGCTGCGCGAGCGGCAGGGGCGGCACCTATCCGCATGGGGGAGCCAGGCTACGCCCCAAAGCTTGACCGCGATGGTGATGGCGTAGCCTGCGAGTAG